A region of Kineosporia sp. NBRC 101731 DNA encodes the following proteins:
- a CDS encoding helix-turn-helix transcriptional regulator, with product MPELGDVIAANVRRERAGAQLTQAQLGERLGLSGDTVSNIENGKRTITASDIPRLCSALGIGITDLFARADPEDLRAMRL from the coding sequence GTGCCAGAACTGGGAGATGTGATCGCGGCGAACGTACGACGCGAGCGCGCCGGCGCCCAGCTCACCCAGGCCCAGCTTGGGGAACGCCTCGGTCTCTCCGGTGACACCGTAAGCAACATTGAGAACGGCAAGCGCACCATCACGGCGAGCGACATTCCGCGACTCTGCTCCGCTCTTGGCATCGGGATCACAGACCTGTTCGCTCGGGCCGACCCAGAAGACCTCCGCGCGATGCGTCTTTAG
- the ychF gene encoding redox-regulated ATPase YchF, whose amino-acid sequence MALTIGIVGLPNVGKSTLFNALTKAEVLAANYPFATIEPNVGVVPLPDERLGKLAGVFGSEKLVPATVSFVDIAGIVKGASEGEGLGNKFLANIREADAICQVVRAFVDDDVIHVAGRVDPADDIEVIHTELMLADLQTLEKAIPRLEKEVKGKKADKAVLDAALAAQKLLEEGVTLAKGAAKAGIEMEHLRELSLMTSKPFIFVFNVDEDGLSDEKLHTKMRELVAPADAIFLNAKLESELVELEPEEAAELLASVGQEESGMDQLAKVGFHTLGLQTYLTAGPKESRAWTIHQGWTAPQAAGVIHTDFQRGFIKAEIVGFDDLMEAGSMAEAKSKGRVRMEGKEYVMQDGDVVEFRHGATTAAKK is encoded by the coding sequence GTGGCACTCACCATCGGCATCGTCGGTCTCCCGAACGTCGGCAAGTCGACGCTCTTCAACGCTCTCACCAAGGCAGAGGTGCTGGCGGCGAACTATCCGTTCGCCACCATCGAGCCCAACGTGGGTGTGGTCCCGCTGCCCGACGAGCGGCTCGGCAAGCTGGCCGGGGTGTTCGGCAGCGAGAAGCTGGTGCCGGCCACGGTGTCGTTCGTCGACATCGCGGGCATCGTGAAGGGTGCCAGCGAGGGCGAGGGCCTGGGCAACAAGTTCCTCGCCAACATCCGTGAGGCCGACGCGATCTGCCAGGTGGTGCGCGCCTTCGTCGACGACGACGTGATCCACGTCGCCGGCCGGGTCGACCCCGCCGACGACATCGAGGTCATCCACACCGAGCTCATGCTGGCTGACCTCCAGACCCTGGAGAAGGCCATTCCCCGCCTCGAGAAAGAGGTCAAGGGGAAGAAGGCCGACAAGGCCGTGCTCGACGCCGCCCTCGCCGCGCAGAAGCTGCTCGAAGAGGGCGTCACGCTGGCCAAGGGCGCTGCGAAGGCCGGTATCGAGATGGAGCACCTGCGCGAGCTGTCCCTGATGACCAGCAAGCCCTTCATCTTCGTCTTCAACGTCGACGAGGACGGCCTGTCCGACGAGAAGCTGCACACCAAGATGCGCGAGCTGGTAGCCCCGGCCGACGCCATCTTCCTGAACGCCAAGCTGGAGTCCGAGCTCGTCGAACTGGAGCCCGAAGAGGCCGCCGAACTGCTCGCGAGCGTCGGCCAGGAAGAGTCCGGCATGGACCAGCTGGCCAAGGTCGGCTTCCACACCCTCGGCCTGCAGACCTACCTCACCGCCGGCCCGAAGGAGTCCCGCGCCTGGACCATTCACCAGGGCTGGACCGCTCCGCAGGCCGCGGGCGTCATCCACACCGACTTCCAGCGCGGCTTCATCAAGGCCGAGATCGTCGGCTTCGACGACCTGATGGAGGCCGGCTCGATGGCCGAGGCCAAGTCCAAGGGCCGGGTGCGCATGGAGGGCAAGGAATACGTCATGCAGGACGGCGACGTGGTCGAGTTCCGTCACGGAGCAACAACTGCGGCGAAGAAATAG
- a CDS encoding DNA recombination protein RmuC, which yields MTTAVGFLLGLLLGLALAAFGARAAFTTLLRARQASLEAERDLLRERVTDLEATAGQDHELVATLSPLSATLQRVEKQVQTLERDRVEQYSRLDEHLTAVQASGESLRAQTAALAGALRSPTSRGAWGEVQLRRVVEHAGMLPRVDFLTQATGTTPDGNGVRPDLLVNLPGGKYVVVDAKAPLAAFLEASEKGEAALSAAAGAHAKALRAHVDALAAKEYWLAFQPTPQLVVCFVPGEAFLAAACTADPSLLEHAMARRVVLATPTTLLALLRTVALTWQSEAVSGNARQLLEIGSELYRRLAGLGEHASKLGRDLHRVVEDYNALVGTLERRVLVTARKMQDLDLVDHDIPAIAPLESSPRPLTADELITGPLDRPDRSSSPW from the coding sequence ATGACAACCGCGGTGGGGTTCCTGCTCGGCCTGCTCCTGGGGCTGGCGCTGGCGGCGTTCGGTGCTCGCGCTGCCTTCACCACCCTGCTGCGGGCCCGGCAGGCCTCGCTCGAGGCCGAGCGCGACCTGCTGCGCGAGCGCGTCACCGACCTGGAGGCCACGGCCGGTCAGGATCACGAACTGGTCGCCACCTTGTCACCGCTGTCCGCGACGCTGCAGCGGGTGGAGAAACAGGTGCAGACGCTCGAGCGCGACCGGGTGGAGCAGTACTCCCGGCTCGACGAGCACCTGACCGCCGTCCAGGCGTCGGGTGAGTCGCTGCGGGCCCAGACCGCCGCCCTGGCCGGCGCGCTGCGCTCGCCCACCTCCCGCGGTGCCTGGGGCGAGGTACAGCTCCGCCGGGTGGTGGAGCACGCCGGCATGCTGCCCCGCGTCGACTTCCTCACCCAGGCCACGGGCACCACCCCCGACGGCAACGGCGTGCGCCCCGACCTTCTGGTGAATCTGCCCGGCGGCAAGTACGTCGTGGTCGACGCCAAGGCCCCGCTCGCGGCCTTCCTCGAGGCCAGCGAGAAGGGCGAGGCCGCCCTGAGCGCCGCGGCCGGGGCCCACGCGAAGGCCCTGCGGGCCCACGTCGACGCGCTCGCGGCGAAGGAGTACTGGCTGGCGTTCCAGCCGACCCCCCAGCTGGTGGTGTGTTTCGTGCCGGGCGAGGCGTTCCTGGCCGCCGCCTGCACCGCCGACCCGAGCCTGCTGGAGCACGCGATGGCCCGCCGCGTCGTGCTGGCCACCCCCACCACCCTGCTGGCCCTGCTCCGCACGGTCGCCCTGACCTGGCAGTCCGAGGCCGTGAGCGGCAACGCCCGGCAACTGCTGGAGATCGGCTCCGAGCTCTACCGCCGCCTGGCCGGCCTCGGCGAGCACGCCAGCAAGCTGGGCCGCGACCTGCACCGCGTGGTCGAGGACTACAACGCCCTGGTCGGCACCCTCGAACGCCGCGTTCTCGTCACCGCCCGCAAGATGCAGGATCTCGACCTCGTCGACCACGACATCCCGGCCATCGCGCCCCTGGAGTCCAGCCCTCGCCCGCTCACCGCCGACGAGCTGATCACCGGCCCTCTCGACCGGCCAGATCGATCTTCGTCGCCCTGGTGA
- a CDS encoding biliverdin-producing heme oxygenase, with amino-acid sequence MTRIAHQRLDHDLSLLSKPLSQQRFIDFLAGLLGFFQVWEPAVAASPQARRYLTGTSRLPDLTSDLTRLNVQQHEIAAIPACSAASELVRSPGLALGSLYVILGSRQGARVIGRAVSSAPWAPPEGLAYFSDDPRANAAWNGLVTALHQTPWPSTDPEIARGALKTFDVLHTWLTRSAIA; translated from the coding sequence ATGACCAGAATTGCCCACCAACGCCTGGATCACGACCTTTCCCTCCTGAGCAAACCTCTGTCGCAGCAGCGGTTCATCGATTTCCTGGCCGGCCTGCTGGGGTTCTTCCAGGTCTGGGAACCGGCCGTGGCAGCCAGTCCTCAGGCCCGCCGGTACCTCACCGGTACAAGCCGCCTCCCCGACCTGACATCCGATCTGACGAGGCTGAACGTCCAACAGCACGAGATCGCCGCGATTCCTGCCTGTTCGGCCGCCTCGGAACTGGTGCGCTCACCAGGCCTGGCCCTTGGCTCGCTCTACGTGATTCTGGGCTCACGGCAAGGAGCCCGCGTCATCGGCCGCGCCGTCAGCAGTGCCCCTTGGGCGCCGCCCGAAGGGCTGGCCTACTTCTCTGACGACCCCCGGGCCAACGCCGCCTGGAACGGCTTGGTGACGGCCCTCCACCAGACCCCGTGGCCCTCGACCGACCCGGAGATCGCGCGCGGAGCACTGAAGACATTCGACGTCCTGCACACCTGGCTCACCCGATCGGCGATCGCATGA
- a CDS encoding ATP-binding protein: MSQTAATAVPCEDEPIRIPGTIQPHGALAVVDMASFHLLQASDNFYSVTGLDLRPGESRGLADLPETGTLTQEIRAWPFQPNHLFNGRLRLSDRELSVTAHPTPQGMILEFESLLDTDEPVRLDVRDPSFLSLSPLLEKFVEVGQVDDLGATLVREIKELTGFSRVLLYRFHRNGDPQVIAESNDGHLPSYIGLRFPASDIPAQARLLYLENRIRQMPDANYVPVGITPLLSPIDGQPLDLSTAALRSISPSHRQFVRNMGAVATMSISLINGGQLWGMVSCHHARVRAVSLEIRAMCDFICQITAQQFGSLEWAQREGPLARVQRATSTLTTALSRDQSLEKCFLTNAATWLDVAAADGAAIITEREITATGRTPDAQALGELVAGIWDTSAAVPQGSMIERGPAYRYLPDLDVIALPISDSKPHYLLWFRQASERSITWAGDRTVKETIGADGRIHPRVSFEPWTEPIGDPELAWGPSHVTAATHVRNAVISLLLRETLAAQTSLSKRLTAANTELESFSYSVAHDLRAPIRHISRRLATMLQSIEEEPDRPGNLLLQELRTTIRTADWGARLIDDLLMFARLGHEEVGYAPVDLSAVARTLTEFLQEQATDREVTWTIDDLPMAYGDPVLLRQVLFNLLDNALKYTAPCPRAEIRISGKKTPEGLIYTVSDNGVGFDMAYAGKLFGVFQRLHTSAEFPGTGIGLASVRRIIERHGGSVFARSRPDQGSEIGFVLPLRALPVTS; encoded by the coding sequence ATGAGCCAGACCGCGGCTACGGCTGTCCCGTGCGAGGACGAGCCGATTCGCATACCGGGCACCATCCAGCCGCACGGGGCACTGGCAGTCGTTGACATGGCGAGCTTCCACCTCTTGCAGGCCAGCGACAACTTTTACTCGGTTACCGGGCTCGACCTGCGGCCCGGGGAGTCTCGCGGTCTGGCCGACCTGCCCGAGACGGGCACGCTGACGCAAGAGATCCGCGCCTGGCCGTTCCAGCCGAATCACCTCTTCAACGGGCGACTGCGCCTCAGCGACCGCGAACTGAGCGTCACCGCGCACCCGACGCCACAGGGCATGATCCTGGAATTCGAATCCCTGCTGGACACCGATGAGCCCGTCCGATTAGACGTCCGAGACCCTTCCTTCCTCTCGCTCTCACCCCTGCTGGAGAAATTCGTCGAGGTCGGCCAGGTGGACGATCTGGGCGCCACCTTGGTCAGGGAGATCAAAGAATTAACCGGGTTCAGCCGGGTGCTGCTGTACCGCTTCCATCGCAACGGTGACCCTCAGGTCATTGCCGAGTCCAATGACGGGCACCTACCGTCCTACATCGGGCTGAGATTCCCGGCCTCAGACATTCCGGCGCAGGCCCGTCTTCTGTACCTGGAGAACCGGATACGTCAGATGCCCGACGCGAACTATGTCCCCGTCGGCATCACCCCGCTCCTGAGCCCGATCGACGGCCAACCGCTGGATCTGAGCACCGCGGCACTTCGCAGTATCTCCCCCAGCCACCGGCAGTTCGTGCGCAACATGGGTGCGGTGGCGACCATGTCCATCTCGCTGATCAATGGCGGGCAACTCTGGGGCATGGTCTCCTGTCACCATGCGCGGGTCCGGGCCGTCAGCCTCGAGATCCGGGCGATGTGCGACTTCATCTGCCAGATCACCGCTCAGCAGTTCGGTTCGCTGGAATGGGCCCAGCGCGAAGGGCCTCTGGCCCGGGTCCAACGCGCCACCAGCACTCTGACCACTGCGCTCTCACGAGATCAGTCGCTGGAGAAGTGCTTCCTGACGAATGCCGCGACCTGGCTGGACGTCGCGGCTGCCGACGGAGCTGCCATCATCACCGAGCGGGAAATCACCGCTACCGGCCGGACCCCCGATGCGCAGGCACTGGGCGAACTGGTCGCCGGAATCTGGGACACTTCCGCGGCGGTACCCCAGGGATCAATGATCGAACGCGGCCCGGCTTACCGGTACCTGCCGGATCTGGATGTCATTGCACTACCGATCTCGGACAGCAAACCACACTATTTGCTGTGGTTCCGGCAGGCCAGCGAAAGAAGCATCACCTGGGCCGGTGACCGGACGGTCAAGGAAACGATCGGTGCGGACGGGCGAATCCACCCGCGTGTCTCTTTCGAACCGTGGACCGAGCCGATCGGCGATCCGGAACTCGCCTGGGGACCGAGTCACGTCACCGCTGCCACACATGTACGAAATGCGGTGATCTCCCTCCTCCTGCGGGAGACGCTCGCGGCACAGACCAGCCTGAGCAAGCGACTCACCGCGGCCAACACCGAACTGGAGAGCTTCTCCTATTCGGTCGCTCACGACCTCCGGGCCCCGATACGTCACATTTCCCGACGGCTCGCCACCATGCTCCAGTCGATCGAGGAAGAACCCGATCGACCGGGCAACCTGCTTCTTCAGGAGCTGCGGACCACGATCAGGACCGCCGACTGGGGTGCCCGGCTCATCGATGACCTTTTGATGTTCGCCCGGCTCGGTCACGAAGAGGTCGGCTACGCCCCGGTCGATCTGAGTGCTGTGGCCCGAACCCTCACGGAGTTCCTCCAGGAGCAGGCAACCGACCGTGAGGTGACCTGGACCATCGATGACCTTCCGATGGCCTACGGGGATCCGGTGCTCCTTCGGCAGGTTCTCTTCAATCTGCTGGACAATGCTCTGAAATATACGGCGCCATGCCCGCGCGCCGAGATCCGCATTTCCGGCAAAAAGACGCCGGAGGGATTGATCTACACCGTCTCCGACAATGGAGTCGGTTTCGATATGGCCTATGCTGGTAAGCTCTTCGGTGTCTTTCAGAGATTGCACACTTCTGCCGAATTCCCTGGAACTGGGATAGGCCTGGCTTCTGTCCGCCGAATCATCGAGCGACATGGGGGATCCGTGTTTGCACGCAGCCGGCCCGATCAGGGGTCCGAGATAGGTTTCGTCCTTCCCCTGCGGGCCTTGCCGGTCACGTCATGA
- a CDS encoding response regulator, which yields MVDDDPDDRELTISCLTANLPAGITVEVARDGVEALDYVYRRGAFKTRDTLDPNVILLDLKMPRIDGHEVLRAVKGDPSVRHIPVVAFTSSEAERDIRQCYESGANGFMVKHIRPDDFRQVIHDFAAFWCLQNRSIVKSSN from the coding sequence GTGGTGGACGACGATCCCGACGATCGCGAACTGACCATTTCCTGCCTGACCGCGAACCTTCCGGCCGGCATCACCGTGGAAGTGGCCCGGGACGGGGTCGAAGCCCTGGACTACGTCTATCGCCGAGGCGCCTTCAAGACCCGCGACACCCTGGACCCCAACGTCATCCTGCTGGACCTGAAAATGCCCCGGATCGATGGCCACGAAGTCCTTCGCGCGGTCAAGGGCGACCCGAGTGTCCGTCACATACCGGTCGTCGCCTTCACCTCGTCGGAAGCGGAGCGCGACATCCGCCAGTGTTACGAGTCGGGCGCCAACGGCTTCATGGTCAAGCACATCCGACCCGATGACTTCCGGCAGGTCATCCACGATTTCGCGGCCTTCTGGTGCCTGCAGAACCGATCGATCGTGAAGAGTTCCAACTGA
- a CDS encoding nitroreductase/quinone reductase family protein, which yields MAKILMVLSAANSLTLADGTSHPTGYWAEEVVRSHQVLTEAGVAVDIATPGGRTPTADPVSLPDDDENTPVFRAYLDELGDQLQHPHDLGRVSGPDYDGVYLPGGHAPMTDLIDDADLRRLLGRAVKKNQVVATLCHGAAGLLSIDASALKGRRITAFTDEEENQGGLGDRSPWFLESRLAEQGAELATGPAWSDTVVVDGKLITGQNPASSASTARAVVEALKDIPNGTALDLHGAAHIQRYRETRGADGHEWRYGTTILLLDSVGNKSGQSRTHALIYRRFDDAYLIVASNGGTDAPPAWFLNLKAKPDTQIQVENQVVPVRARVATPDEKPAMWAEMTDAWPDYDDYQARTDREIPIVVLEPTGAARPA from the coding sequence GTGGCCAAGATTCTCATGGTGCTCAGCGCGGCCAACAGCCTCACGCTGGCCGACGGCACCTCCCACCCGACCGGCTACTGGGCCGAGGAGGTCGTGCGCTCGCACCAGGTACTGACCGAGGCCGGCGTTGCGGTCGACATCGCCACCCCGGGAGGCCGCACCCCGACGGCCGATCCGGTGAGCCTGCCGGACGACGACGAGAACACCCCGGTCTTCCGGGCCTATCTCGACGAGCTCGGTGACCAGCTTCAGCACCCCCATGACCTGGGCCGGGTCTCGGGCCCCGACTACGACGGCGTGTACCTGCCGGGTGGGCACGCCCCGATGACCGACCTCATCGACGACGCCGACCTGCGGCGCCTCCTGGGCCGGGCGGTGAAGAAGAACCAGGTGGTGGCCACGCTGTGCCACGGTGCGGCGGGTCTGCTGAGCATCGATGCGTCGGCGCTGAAGGGCCGCCGGATCACCGCCTTCACCGACGAGGAGGAGAACCAGGGCGGGCTGGGCGACCGTTCGCCGTGGTTCCTCGAGAGCCGCCTGGCCGAGCAGGGCGCCGAGCTGGCCACCGGCCCGGCCTGGAGCGACACCGTGGTGGTGGACGGAAAGCTGATCACCGGCCAGAACCCGGCCTCCAGCGCCAGTACGGCCCGGGCGGTGGTCGAGGCACTGAAGGACATCCCCAACGGCACCGCTCTCGACCTGCACGGCGCCGCGCACATCCAGCGCTACCGCGAGACCCGGGGCGCGGACGGGCACGAGTGGCGTTACGGCACCACGATCCTGCTGCTCGACAGCGTGGGCAACAAGTCCGGCCAGTCGCGCACCCACGCGCTGATCTACCGCCGTTTCGATGATGCCTACCTGATCGTGGCGTCCAACGGCGGCACGGACGCCCCGCCCGCCTGGTTCCTCAACCTGAAGGCGAAGCCTGATACCCAGATCCAGGTCGAGAACCAGGTCGTGCCGGTCCGGGCCCGGGTGGCGACCCCGGACGAAAAGCCCGCCATGTGGGCCGAGATGACCGACGCCTGGCCGGATTACGACGACTACCAGGCTCGCACGGACCGCGAGATCCCGATCGTGGTGCTGGAGCCGACGGGTGCGGCCCGTCCGGCCTGA
- the fdhA gene encoding formaldehyde dehydrogenase, glutathione-independent translates to MAGNRGVAYVGPGKVEVQDIDYPKLELQDGPGVHPDNIGRKCRHGVILKVAVTNICGSDQHMVRGRTTAPPNLVLGHEILGEVAEVGPDVEFLKVGDLVSTPFNIACGRCRNCKEGKTGICLTVNPARPGAAYGYVDMGGWVGGQAEYVMVPYADFNLLRFPDKDQALAKLTDLTMLSDIFPTGYHGAVSAGVKPGSTVYIAGAGPVGLAAAAGAQLLGAAVVIVGDLNEERLAQARSFGCETVDVSKGEPKDQILQILGVPEVDCGVDAVGFEARGHGEGASGEAPATVLNSLMEITAAGGALGIPGLYVTGDPGGIDEAAKIGSLSLSLGTGWAKSLSFVTGQCPVMKYNYGLMQAILNDKVQIAKAVNATVISLDEAPQGYADFDQGAAKKFVIDPHGMVSA, encoded by the coding sequence ATGGCAGGCAACAGAGGCGTTGCGTACGTGGGCCCCGGCAAGGTCGAGGTCCAGGACATCGACTACCCGAAACTGGAACTGCAGGACGGCCCCGGGGTGCACCCCGACAACATCGGCCGGAAATGCCGTCACGGCGTCATTCTCAAGGTCGCCGTCACGAATATCTGCGGCAGTGATCAGCACATGGTCAGAGGCCGCACCACCGCCCCGCCCAACCTCGTGCTCGGGCACGAGATCCTCGGCGAGGTGGCGGAAGTCGGGCCCGACGTGGAGTTCCTCAAGGTCGGTGACCTGGTCTCCACGCCGTTCAACATCGCCTGCGGGCGCTGCCGTAACTGCAAGGAGGGCAAGACCGGGATCTGCCTCACGGTGAATCCGGCCCGCCCGGGCGCGGCCTACGGGTACGTCGACATGGGTGGCTGGGTCGGTGGGCAGGCCGAGTACGTGATGGTGCCCTACGCCGACTTCAACCTGCTGCGCTTCCCCGACAAGGACCAGGCGCTCGCCAAGCTCACCGACCTGACGATGCTGTCGGACATCTTCCCGACCGGCTATCACGGAGCGGTCTCCGCGGGCGTGAAACCCGGCTCCACGGTGTACATCGCGGGTGCCGGTCCGGTCGGCCTGGCGGCCGCCGCGGGCGCTCAGCTGCTGGGTGCGGCCGTCGTCATCGTGGGTGACCTGAACGAGGAACGCCTTGCCCAGGCCCGGAGCTTCGGCTGCGAGACGGTCGACGTGTCGAAGGGCGAGCCGAAAGACCAGATCCTGCAGATCCTGGGTGTTCCGGAGGTCGACTGCGGAGTGGACGCGGTCGGTTTCGAGGCCCGCGGGCACGGGGAGGGCGCTTCCGGGGAAGCTCCCGCCACGGTGCTGAACTCGCTGATGGAGATCACCGCCGCCGGAGGCGCTCTCGGCATTCCGGGGCTCTACGTCACCGGCGATCCGGGCGGTATCGACGAGGCGGCCAAGATCGGTTCGCTGTCGCTCTCGCTGGGCACGGGCTGGGCCAAGTCGCTGTCGTTCGTCACCGGTCAGTGCCCGGTGATGAAGTACAACTACGGGCTCATGCAGGCGATCCTCAACGACAAGGTGCAGATCGCGAAGGCGGTCAACGCCACGGTCATCTCCCTCGACGAGGCCCCGCAGGGATACGCCGATTTCGACCAGGGCGCCGCGAAGAAGTTCGTGATCGATCCGCACGGCATGGTTTCCGCCTGA
- a CDS encoding 4-hydroxy-3-methylbut-2-enyl diphosphate reductase: MTASSIASTAPTSDGAPAATKRVLLASPRGYCAGVDRAVVAVEKALEVHGAPVYVRKEIVHNRHVVTSLENKGAIFVNETDAVPEGALVIFSAHGVSPAVREAADRRQLKTIDATCPLVTKVHKEAVRFADGDFDILLIGHTGHEEVEGTAGEAPEHIQIVNSPDDVDNIEVRDPDKVVWLSQTTLSVDETMETVRRLRQKFPNLQNPPSDDICYATQNRQVAVKKIAPEADLVIVVGSRNSSNSVRLVEVALEYGAQASYRVDFATEIDEAWLEGVTTVGVTSGASVPEILVQDVLAWLAERGYGQTEEVVTAHEDLMFSLPRELHRDIKAKAKAAQD, translated from the coding sequence GTGACTGCATCGAGCATCGCCTCCACGGCCCCCACGTCCGACGGCGCGCCCGCCGCCACCAAGCGGGTCCTGCTGGCCTCCCCGCGCGGTTACTGCGCCGGTGTGGACCGGGCCGTCGTGGCGGTCGAGAAGGCCCTGGAGGTCCACGGGGCGCCGGTGTACGTGCGCAAGGAGATCGTGCACAACCGGCACGTCGTCACCTCGCTCGAGAACAAGGGCGCGATCTTCGTCAACGAGACCGACGCGGTGCCCGAGGGCGCCCTCGTCATCTTCTCCGCCCACGGGGTGTCGCCGGCCGTCCGCGAGGCCGCCGACCGCCGCCAGCTGAAGACCATCGACGCGACCTGCCCACTGGTCACCAAGGTGCACAAGGAGGCCGTCCGGTTCGCCGACGGCGACTTCGACATCCTGCTGATCGGTCACACCGGGCACGAAGAGGTCGAGGGCACCGCGGGTGAGGCCCCCGAGCACATCCAGATCGTGAACAGCCCCGACGACGTGGACAACATCGAGGTCCGCGACCCGGACAAGGTGGTCTGGCTGTCCCAGACCACGCTCTCGGTCGACGAGACCATGGAGACCGTCCGCCGCCTGCGGCAGAAGTTTCCCAACCTGCAGAACCCGCCGAGCGACGACATCTGCTACGCCACGCAGAACCGTCAGGTCGCGGTGAAGAAGATCGCCCCCGAGGCCGACCTGGTCATCGTGGTCGGCTCGCGCAACTCCTCGAACTCGGTGCGCCTGGTCGAGGTCGCGCTGGAGTACGGCGCCCAGGCCTCCTACCGGGTCGACTTCGCCACCGAGATCGACGAGGCCTGGCTGGAGGGTGTCACCACCGTCGGCGTCACCTCGGGTGCCTCGGTGCCGGAGATCCTGGTGCAAGACGTGCTGGCCTGGCTGGCCGAGCGGGGTTACGGCCAGACCGAAGAGGTCGTCACCGCGCACGAAGACCTGATGTTCTCGCTGCCGCGCGAACTGCACCGCGACATCAAGGCGAAGGCCAAGGCCGCCCAGGACTGA
- the xseA gene encoding exodeoxyribonuclease VII large subunit, whose translation MSNTPRKIPATAGETTAEQPWPVRLLSSKLTDYVSRSPAVWVEGQVVQLTRRPGQTTCYLTLRDPDVDLSFNVSVHVRVLDALPTPLQDGSRVVMRARAQLFPRRGSLSLFAEQIRPVGVGELLAQLDHLRRLLTAEGLFSADRKRPLPFLPNVVGLICGRASAAERDVVENARRRWPAVRFEIRAVAVQGPKAVEDVVGALRSLDADPTVDVVVVARGGGSVEDLLPFSNEALLRVVSACRTPIVSAIGHEVDKPLLDLVADVAASTPTDAGKRIVPDMEAELNGIRQTRRRARQAVTSRLQREAATIASLRSRPVLADPHRLLTDRSDLVTNQRERAARALANRLSHAHQDVGHLRQRVRALSPLATMERGYAVVSGPGGQVVRSAGEISPGDPLRIRVHEGEFAAEARALGSQS comes from the coding sequence GTGAGCAATACGCCCCGGAAGATCCCGGCTACGGCGGGTGAGACCACCGCGGAACAGCCCTGGCCGGTGCGCCTGTTGTCGTCCAAGCTCACCGACTATGTGTCCAGGTCACCCGCGGTCTGGGTGGAGGGCCAGGTGGTGCAGCTCACGCGCAGACCCGGCCAGACCACCTGCTACCTCACGCTGCGCGACCCGGATGTCGACCTCTCCTTCAACGTGTCCGTGCATGTCCGGGTGCTCGACGCGCTCCCCACACCGCTGCAGGACGGGTCCCGCGTGGTCATGCGCGCCCGCGCCCAGCTCTTCCCCCGCCGGGGCTCGCTCAGCCTGTTCGCCGAGCAGATCCGCCCGGTCGGTGTCGGGGAACTCCTCGCCCAGCTGGACCATCTGCGGCGCCTGCTCACCGCCGAAGGGCTGTTCTCGGCCGACCGCAAGCGCCCCCTGCCGTTCCTGCCGAACGTCGTCGGCCTGATCTGCGGCCGGGCCTCGGCCGCCGAGCGCGACGTGGTGGAGAACGCGCGGCGCCGATGGCCGGCGGTGCGGTTCGAGATCCGCGCGGTCGCGGTGCAGGGCCCGAAAGCGGTTGAGGACGTCGTGGGCGCCCTGCGCTCGCTCGATGCGGATCCGACGGTGGACGTCGTGGTCGTCGCGCGCGGCGGCGGCTCGGTGGAGGATCTGCTCCCCTTCAGCAACGAGGCCCTGCTCCGCGTGGTCTCGGCGTGCCGCACGCCGATCGTCAGCGCGATCGGCCACGAGGTGGACAAGCCCTTGCTCGACCTGGTGGCCGACGTCGCCGCCTCGACCCCGACCGACGCGGGCAAGCGGATCGTGCCCGACATGGAGGCCGAGCTCAACGGCATCCGCCAGACCCGGCGCCGGGCCCGCCAGGCCGTGACGTCACGGCTGCAGCGCGAGGCCGCGACGATCGCCTCGCTGCGCTCCCGGCCGGTGCTCGCCGATCCGCACCGACTGCTCACCGACCGGTCCGACCTGGTCACGAACCAGCGGGAGCGGGCCGCGCGGGCCCTGGCCAACCGCCTCTCCCACGCCCACCAAGACGTTGGCCACCTGCGTCAGCGAGTACGGGCTCTCTCCCCCCTGGCCACGATGGAACGCGGCTACGCCGTGGTCAGCGGGCCCGGCGGGCAGGTGGTGCGCTCGGCCGGCGAGATCTCCCCCGGCGACCCCCTCCGCATCCGCGTGCACGAAGGCGAGTTCGCGGCCGAAGCCAGGGCGTTAGGGTCGCAGTCGTGA
- a CDS encoding exodeoxyribonuclease VII small subunit yields the protein MEKAAAEAAALDAELAELSYEQARDELVGVVRRLESGAETLEESLALWERGEALARRCETWLAGAQAKLDARLPSEAEADQDRL from the coding sequence CTGGAGAAGGCGGCGGCCGAAGCTGCCGCCCTCGACGCCGAACTGGCGGAGCTGTCCTACGAGCAGGCTCGCGACGAACTGGTCGGGGTGGTCCGGCGACTGGAGAGCGGGGCGGAGACGCTGGAGGAGTCGCTGGCTCTCTGGGAGCGGGGCGAGGCTCTGGCCCGGCGCTGCGAGACCTGGCTGGCCGGGGCGCAGGCCAAGCTGGACGCCCGGCTGCCCTCCGAGGCCGAGGCCGACCAGGACAGGCTCTAG